A genomic region of Anopheles coustani chromosome 3, idAnoCousDA_361_x.2, whole genome shotgun sequence contains the following coding sequences:
- the LOC131261468 gene encoding protein BCCIP homolog, which produces MTSKKVKVEAEEDDERRMDTKSGSEESSDDENDEVYEGDEGITVDFEGRNPIDPDLDGIKQLLGQLFVKAHIDLAEMAGVIIGQNYVGSVLKQTYNDGDEDDEDDDTDMEDPSQVVFGVTSVINLSNKQDLTCVRQLKKMLFEKAEKYATELVIQQFREALEGGSKTTGLLLNERFINIPAAVCVPMCENLLNEMERARSKGMPYTFDYYLMFVKYYQQAAAGDKSAEVIYSNDEEEYFIKDSCASFDYSVQKETTTALAGQWQKKDDELQPFRKVLLIEASKLPGIVSTIKNLVASVTAK; this is translated from the exons ATGACCAGCAAAAAGGTAAAAGTAGAGGCCGAAGAGGACGATGAACGTCGTATGGACACCAAGAGCGGCAGTGAAGAATCGAGTGATGACGAAAACGATGAAGTTTACGAGGGTGACGAA GGAATTACCGTTGACTTCGAGGGCCGAAATCCCATTGATCCGGATCTGGATGGCATAAAGCAATTGCTTGGCCAACTGTTTGTGAAAGCGCACATCGATCTGGCCGAGATGGCGGGAGTTATCATTG GTCAAAACTACGTGGGAAGTGTCCTAAAGCAAACCTACAACGATGGTGATgaagacgacgaggacgatgatACGGATATGGAAGATCCCAGCCAGGTGGTGTTTGGTGTGACGTCCGTAATCAATTTATCCAACAAGCAGGACTTGACTTGCGTCCGCCAGCTGAAGAAAATGCTGTTCGAAAAGGCAGAAAAGTATGCAACCGAACTGGTAATTCAACAGTTCCGCGAGGCCCTGGAAGGCGGatcgaaaacgacgggtttgctgTTGAACGAACGATTTATCAACATTCCGGCCGCCGTTTGCGTACCGATGTGCGAAAATCTACTCAACGAAATGGAGCGCGCCCGCTCGAAAGGTATGCCCTACACTTTCGACTACTACCTGATGTTCGTGAAATACTATCAGCAAGCGGCCGCCGGGGACAAATCGGCCGAGGTGATCTACAGCAACGACGAAGAGGAATACTTCATCAAGGACTCTTGTGCAAGCTTCGATTACTCCGTACAGAAGGAAACGACGACCGCTCTGGCTGGTCAGTGGCAGAAGAAGGACGATGAACTGCAACCATTCCGCAAGGTGCTTCTAATCGAGGCGAGCAAACTACCCGGCATCGTGTCGACCATAAAGAATCTGGTCGCATCGGTCACCGCCAAGTAA
- the LOC131271530 gene encoding T-complex protein 1 subunit zeta produces the protein MASISLLNPKAEFARAAQALAVNITAAKGIHDVMKTNLGPKGTMKMLVSGAGDIKITKDGNVLLHEMQITHPTASLIARASTAQDDVTGDGTTSIVLIIGELLKQADLYIADGLHPRIVADGFDQARQQALEILEQIAHPIEVNRENLLNIARTSLRTKVHPDLADLLTDVCVDAVLAIRTEGKPVDLHMVELMEMQHKSATDTQLVKGIVMDHGARHPDMPKRVENAFILTCNVSMEYEKSEVNSGFFYKTAEEREKFVLAEREFIEDRVKKVIELKRKVCPEGSNKTFVVINQKGIDPMSLDMLAKEGIMGLRRAKRRNMERLALACGGIAMNSFDNMDESCLGYAGLVYEHVLGENKYTFVEECKNPLSVTILMKGPNRHSLAQIKDAIRDGLRSINNAVEDKKLVPGAGAFEVRVHNKLREYAKGVKGKTRLAIQAYADAMLVVPKVLAVNSGYDAQDTIVRLQEEGLLNEEPIGLDLSTGEPMKPVDMGIFDNYIVKKQILNSSTIIAVNILLVDEIMRAGMSSLKG, from the exons ATGGCATCCATTAGTTTGTTGAATCCGAAGGCTGAGTTTGCCCGTGCTGCCCAAGCGCTGGCGGTCAACATAACCGCTGCGAAAGGCATTCATGATGTGATGAAAACGAACCTCGGACCGAAGGGAACGATGAAAAT GTTGGTCTCCGGTGCCGGCGACATCAAAATCACCAAGGACGGCAATGTTTTGCTGCACGAGATGCAAATCACGCACCCGACGGCTTCGCTGATCGCTCGGGCCAGCACCGCCCAGGATGATGTTACCGGAGACGGAACCACTTCGATCGTGCTGATCATTGGTGAGCTGCTGAAGCAGGCAGATCTGTACATCGCCGACGGTCTGCATCCGCGCATCGTTGCCGACGGTTTCGATCAGGCTCGCCAGCAGGCACTGGAGATCCTGGAACAGATTGCGCACCCGATCGAAGTGAACCGGGAGAATTTGCTCAACATTGCACGCACGTCACTGCGAACGAAGGTTCATCCGGACCTGGCCGATCTGCTGACGGACGTTTGTGTTGATGCCGTTCTGGCCATCCGCACGGAAGGTAAACCGGTCGATCTGCACATGGTGGAGCTGATGGAGATGCAGCACAAGTCCGCAACGGACACGCAGCTGGTGAAGGGTATCGTGATGGATCATGGCGCTCGCCACCCGGACATGCCGAAACGCGTCGAAAACGCGTTCATTCTGACGTGCAACGTGTCGATGGAGTACGAAAAGTCCGAAGTGAACTCGGGCTTCTTCTACAAGACGGCGGAGGAACGCGAAAAGTTTGTGCTGGCCGAGCGCGAGTTCATCGAGGATCGCGTCAAGAAGGTGATCGAGCTGAAGCGCAAGGTGTGCCCCGAAGGTTCGAACAAAACGTTCGTGGTCATCAACCAGAAGGGCATCGACCCGATGTCGCTGGACATGCTGGCCAAGGAAGGCATTATGGGGCTTCGACGGGCGAAGCGTCGTAACATGGAGCGTTTGGCCCTTGCCTGCGGTGGTATCGCTATGAACTCCTTCGACAACATGGACGAGTCGTGTCTCGGCTATGCGGGACTGGTTTACGAGCACGTGCTCGGTGAAAACAAGTACACGTTTGTGGAGGAGTGCAAGAACCCGCTCTCGGTGACGATTCTCATGAAGGGCCCGAACCGACACTCGCTGGCGCAGATTAAGGACGCGATCCGAGATGGACTGCGCTCGATTAACAATGCGGTGGAGGACAAGAAGCTGGTCCCGGGGGCTGGTGCGTTCGAGGTGCGTGTGCACAACAAGCTGCGCGAGTACGCCAAGGGCGTGAAGGGCAAGACCCGGCTCGCGATTCAGGCGTACGCGGACGCAATGCTCGTCGTCCCGAAGGTGTTGGCTGTGAACAGCGGTTACGATGCACAGGACACCATCGTGCGCCTGCAGGAGGAGGGTCTGTTGAATGAGGAACCGATCGGACTGGACCTGTCCACCGGAGAACCGATGAAGCCGGTCGATATGGGCATCTTCGACAACTACATCGTCAAGAAACAGATTCTCAACTCCTCCACCATCATCGCGGTCAACATCCTGCTTGTGGACGAAATCATGCGTGCCGGCATGAGTAGTCTTAAGGGTTAA
- the LOC131271531 gene encoding CDP-diacylglycerol--inositol 3-phosphatidyltransferase isoform X1 produces MEVKREQENIYLFVPNIIGYARIVLAIVSFYYMPTDYVIASWCYIISVLLDALDGHAARHFNQSTKFGAMLDQLTDRCGTCGLLVTLSYFYPKYMFWFQLSMAIDVACHWFYLHTTVLQGKTSHKFIDMSGNPIMRVYYTNRTVLGFMCLFNELFYAALYLLHFTPGPLLLGFSSFKLLAIVSFPVAVVKTGISVIHGFVASCNIGVIDVAERAAQRERESNKKPQ; encoded by the exons ATGGAAGTCAAGAGAGAGCAGGAAAACATTTACCTATTCGTACCAAACATTATCG GTTACGCACGGATCGTGCTGGCTATCGTTTCTTTCTACTATATGCCCACGGACTACGTGATCGCAAGTTGGTGCTACATTATCAGCGTGCTCCTTGATGCCCTCGATGGACATGCGGCGCGGCATTTTAATCAGT CGACAAAGTTTGGCGCCATGCTCGATCAGCTAACGGACCGATGCGGAACATGCGGCCTCCTGGTGACGCTGAGCTACTTCTACCCGAAGTACATGTTTTGGTTCCAGCTTTCGATGGCGATCGATGTGGCCTGCCACTGGTTCTACCTGCACAC CACCGTCCTGCAGGGAAAAACGTCCCACAAGTTCATCGACATGTCCGGCAATCCAATTATGCGCGTCTACTACACCAACCGCACCGTGCTTGGCTTCATGTGTCTGTTCAACGAGCTGTTCTACGCCGCGCTGTACCTGCTGCACTTCACCCCGGGTCCGCTGCTGCTCGGCTTCTCTTCGTTCAAGCTGCTGGCAATCGTGTCCTTCCCGGTGGCGGTCGTGAAAACGGGCATCTCGGTTATCCACGGATTTGTGGCGAGCTGCAATATCGGTGTGATCGATGTCGCCGAGAGGGCTGCCCAACGGGAGCGCGAGTCGAACAAGAAACCGCAATAA
- the LOC131271531 gene encoding CDP-diacylglycerol--inositol 3-phosphatidyltransferase isoform X2, with the protein MEVKREQENIYLFVPNIIGYARIVLAIVSFYYMPTDYVIASWCYIISVLLDALDGHAARHFNQSTKFGAMLDQLTDRCGTCGLLVTLSYFYPKYMFWFQLSMAIDVACHWFYLHTEKRPTSSSTCPAIQLCASTTPTAPCLASCVCSTSCSTPRCTCCTSPRVRCCSASLRSSCWQSCPSRWRS; encoded by the exons ATGGAAGTCAAGAGAGAGCAGGAAAACATTTACCTATTCGTACCAAACATTATCG GTTACGCACGGATCGTGCTGGCTATCGTTTCTTTCTACTATATGCCCACGGACTACGTGATCGCAAGTTGGTGCTACATTATCAGCGTGCTCCTTGATGCCCTCGATGGACATGCGGCGCGGCATTTTAATCAGT CGACAAAGTTTGGCGCCATGCTCGATCAGCTAACGGACCGATGCGGAACATGCGGCCTCCTGGTGACGCTGAGCTACTTCTACCCGAAGTACATGTTTTGGTTCCAGCTTTCGATGGCGATCGATGTGGCCTGCCACTGGTTCTACCTGCACAC GGAAAAACGTCCCACAAGTTCATCGACATGTCCGGCAATCCAATTATGCGCGTCTACTACACCAACCGCACCGTGCTTGGCTTCATGTGTCTGTTCAACGAGCTGTTCTACGCCGCGCTGTACCTGCTGCACTTCACCCCGGGTCCGCTGCTGCTCGGCTTCTCTTCGTTCAAGCTGCTGGCAATCGTGTCCTTCCCGGTGGCGGTCGTGA